From Brevundimonas vesicularis:
CGAGTGGCGAGTGGCGAGTGGCGAGAAGTGAGAAGTGCTCGTGAGCAAGAGGTGAGCGGCGGCGCGTCTGCGGTCTTCCGGACTCGCTCACCCCTACGCTCACTTCCCGGCTCACTCTTCACTCGCCACTCGCCACTCGCCACTCGCCACTGCCTTCCCATCACCGCCCCAACTCCTGCAGGGCCGCGCGGATCACCGCCGACAGCTCCGCCTCTTCGCCCAGACGGATCAACGCCTGATCCACGGCCCGGCGTGCGTTGACCTCGGCGACGCCCAGTCCAAGCAGGGCGGACACGGCCTCGCCGGTGATGGACGGAACGGGCGGTGCGATCTCGACGTGCATGCCGGGTGCGACAGGCGCAAAACTGACGTCGCCCAAGGTCTTGCCCTTCAACTCGGTCACGATCCGCAACGCCAGCTTCGGCCCCACGCCATTGGCCCGCGCCACCGCCGCCTTGTCCTCGCGCGCCACCGCCGACGCCAGTTCGCCGGGCGGCAGAACGTCCAGCACCGCCAGCGCCGCCTTTGGCCCCACGCCCTGAATGGCCAGCAGGGTCGTGAAGGCTCGCCGCTCGTCGCGCGTCAGAAATCCATACAGGCGCGGCCCCGCATCCTCGCTCCACTGGGAATGGACATGCACCGTCGCCTCGTCGCCCGGCGCCGGCAGCCGCCCCAGCGTCCGCGCCCCGCACGACACGACATAGCCCACGCCGGCGCAATCGATCAGGCACTCCGCCTCGCCGACCTCGGCCAGCACGCCTCTCAACCGCCCGATCACGCGATCCTCCCCCGTGAAGCGAAGCGATACGGGGGAGGGGGACCGCGACGCCCTTGCGTCGTGGTGGAGGGGGCGACCTCAGACACGGTGCGTGGGTTCGCCCCCTCCACCGCTTCGCGGTCCCCCTTCCCCGCCATGCGGGTGAGGATCCGATGCTTCCTGAGTTGCGCATGGGTGATCGCGACGGCCAGGGCGTCGGCCGCATCCGCCTTCAAGTCGCCCGCGGTCGGCAGCAGCCGTTTGACCATGAAGGCGATCTGGCTCTTGTCCGCATGGCCTGCGCCCACAATCGCCTTCTTGATCAGGTTCGGCGAATATTCCGCCACCGTCAGACCCGCCTTGGCCGGCGCCAGCATCACCGCCGCCCGCGCATGACCCAGCTTCAGCGTCGAGGACGGGTTCACATTGACGAACACCTCTTCCACCGCCGCCTCCTCGCAACCGTGATCGGCGCAGATCGTCCCCAGCGCCTCGAACAGATGCAGCAGCCGCTCGCTGAACGGCGCGGTCTCGGGCGGGGCCACCACTCCGTGCGCCACCCACCTCAGGCGCGCGCCATCCGACACGACGACCCCCCAGCCGGTGCGTCGCAGACCGGGGTCCAGGCCGATGATTCTGACAGGTTCGTTCGCCATCCGTTCCCCTCATGCCGCAAAGAGGGTTATCGGGCAATGAACGGTTTCAGTCGTCGCGCGGGTCCAGGCTGTAGGCGACGACGCCCGGTATGGCGCACAGCTGTTCCGCCAGCCGCTTCAGCTGGCTTTCTTCGGCGGCCTTCAATCGCCAGGTCCGTCGAATGGTATGTCCATCCAGCAGCTCAAATCGGTCGTGTCGCGCGCCCGCGTCGATGGCTTTCAGCGCCGCCTCGATCGCCGGCTCCGGAGACACCTCGCGCCGTTCCCAGCACACTTCGGCGTCCACCACCGTGCGCGCCGGCAAGCGCCCGCTGATCAGCTTCAGCCCGATCAGGATCAGGGCCGTAACCACCGTCGCCGCCGCGCCCAGTGCATAAAGGCCCGCCCCGAACAGAATGCCGATCGCCGAGGTGATCCACAGCGACGCCGCCGTGGTCAGCCCGTGGATCGAAAATCCGGTGCGGAAGATCACCCCTGCGCACAGGAACCCGATCCCCGTCAGCACGCCGTGCGCCATCCGCGTCGGGTCTGTGACGATGTTCTCGTCGGGCAGGGCGCGGAACGCCCAATCCGCCTGCGACATGGCCGCCAGCATCAGCAGGGCCGACGTCAGGCTGACCAGAATGTGCGTTCGCAGACCCGCCGCCCGGCCCCGCCATTCGCGCTCGAAGCCGATGACCCCGCCCGCGATCACCGCGCCGAGGATCGGCAGGACGGCGCCTTCCAGACTACCCAGATTCATCCGCGCTCAACGACGGGCCGAGCGCGAATGTTCCTTGGACGGACGATGCTGCGACATCGTGGTCGAAGCGCCCGCCTCAGCCGTGCTTTTCGATATAGATCTCGGGGTCCTTGTTCACCGGCTTTACGCCGGTGATGTGCTCGGCCTCGAAGGCGGCGAACTTGACCGCCAGCCCATGGCGCGTCTCGACGTCGGCGTTCATGCGGAAGTCGGTCAGCCCCTGCCGCTCTTCCTCGCCCATGTGTTTGGAGTTGACGACGTTCGCCTCGCCCACGGCGTCGAACCAGGCCTTGGTCCCGACCTTGTGCTTTTCCACCGCCTTGACCGCGTCGCGCAGCTTGTTGTGGTCCTCGATGGCGTCTTCAGTCTCGCCCTCGACCGTGCCGTCCTCGGCGTCATTGGCGCCCTCGCCCTGCTTCAGCAGCTCGGGATAGAAGAACCGCTCCTCAGCCTCGGCGTGCACATCCAGGAACGCCGACAACCGCGACCAGACGGCGCTCAGCGCATCTGTGTCCTTGGGGTCGATCTGTTCGATGATCGCAAACAGTCGACGCTGTTCGGCATGGTCGTCGAGGATCAGCTGGGTGATGTCCATAGGGGGCTCCAGGCGTAACGGTGAAGCCTCGTTACGCCCGGCGCACGACCCGGTTCCGTGCGAACGACTCGCGCCCTATTTCGGCTGATGTTCCCGCTGCGGCTCGTCGCCAAGAACCGCAGTTGCGGCGGCGATCAAATCGTTCAGCTCGCCGTGCACAATCGCCCAAACGCGGCTTTCCGCGACGTTCTGATAGACGTGCCGGAAGACGTTGCCGGAATCCTCGATCTGCCGCCAACGGATGTTGGGATGGTCCGACTGTTGCGCGCCCCGAAGACGCCGCGCGGCTTCCGATACGATCTCAAGACACCGCGTGACCGCATAGAAGGTCTTGCGATCCGCCGCGAATTCGGCGGCGGTCAGGGTCTCGCAGAAGCTCTGCGCCAAAAGGCAGTTGTCCAGAATCGCACGCCAGGCCAGCCGCTCCTTGCGATCCGGCTCAGAAGGCAAAGATCGCCTCGCGCTCGGCCTCGCGTCGGACGGGTTCGATCAGCATCTCGCGATCTGACACATCTGCGCGCCCGGCGAACAAGTCGCCAATGAACTGGGTGATGCCGACATAGTCGTACAGGTTCACCTCAGCTGCCGGGTCGATCTCGACCATGATGTCCAGATCGCTGTCGGGCCGCGCCTCGCCCCGCGCGACCGATCCGAACAGGGCGGCATGCGTGACGCCCTGACGACGCAATTCCCCTTCGTGCTCGCGCAGGACGGCAATGACGGCGGCGCTGTTCATGCCGCCAGTCTAGCGCGAAGACCGCTCCGACGCGAGAGCGCCGAAATCAGCCCGCGTATTTCGCCGCGTCCTCGTCGGAGATGTCCTCGTTGGAATAGACCGCCGACACATCGTCCTCGGCGTCCAGCGCGTCCAGCAGCTTGAACAGGGTGCCGACGGCCTCGCCGGTCACCGGCACTTCGGACTGCGGCTTCCAGACGATGGCGGTGGACTTGGGATCGCCCAGCACCTTGGACATGGCCTCGGCGACGTCGTTCAGGTCCTCGAAGGCGGTCCAGATCGTGTGGCCCGGCGCGTCCTCATAGATGTCGGGCTTGACCAGGTCGCTCTCGACGTCCTGGGCTCCGGCTTCGATGGCGGCTTCCATCACGGCGTCTTCCGAACCGGCCTCGGCGGCGTAGGTGATCTTGCCGACCTTGTCCCACATGAAGGCGACCGAGTTCATCTCGCTCAGCGCGCCGCCATTCTTCTTGAAGGCCGCGCCGATGTTGGACGCCGCGCGGTTGCGGTTGTCGGTCAAAGCTTCGACGATGATGCCCACGCCGCCCGGACCCCGGCCCTCGTAGCGGACCTCTTCCATCGTATCGACGTCGCCGCCCGCGGCCTTGTTGATGGCGCGCTGGATCACGTCCTTGGGCAGGCTTTCGGCCTTGGCGTTGTTGACCGCCAGGCGCAGGCGCGGGTTCGCCGCCGGATCGGGCAGGCCCGACTTGGCCGCCACGGTGATGTCGCGCGACAGTTTGGAGAACAGCTTGGAGCGCTGCGCATCGGCGCGCCCCTTGCGGTGCATGATGTTCTTGAATTTCGAGTGGCCGGCCATGGGATCGTCTTTGAGCGTTCTGAACCTGAGCCGCGCCTCCTAAACGAAGAGCGGCATCCTGTCACGATACGCCGATCGGGGGTGGCAGGGGTGGAACCTGTACCGTTTGGGCGTATTGATCCGGGCAAGACAGACGGAGCGTAAAGTCATGACCGCCGACGACACCATCTATGAAGCCGAGGGCTATATGGACGAGGACCTGCGCGAGGCCGACATCGTCGAGTGGTACGAAGCCCGCCCGGTCACCGTCTCCACCGCCGTGGCCACCGGCGCGATCGTCACTGCCTTCACTCTGGGCGCCCTGACCGCCGTCGGCGCCCTGTTCCTGATCGGCCGTCTGGACGACTAACGCCCTAGACGCTCAGGCGTAAGGCCAGGGCCGCCAGGGCGACGCCCAGGACCGGCAGGGTGAGCACCACGCCCATCTTGAAATAATAGCCCCAGCCGATCTTCACGCCCTTTCGCGCCAGGACGTGCAGCCACAGCAATGTGGCCAAGGAGCCGATGGGCGTCATCTTCGGCCCCAGGTCGCTGCCGATGACATTGGCGTAGATCATCGCCTCTTTCGCTGCGCCGGTCGCGCCCGAGGCGTCGATGGACAGGGCGCCGATCAGGACCGTCGGCATATTGTTGGCGATGGCCGACAGGAAGGCCGTCAGGAACCCGGTTCCGAAGGCCGCGCCCCAGACCCCGCCCTGCGCGAATCCGTCCAGCAGGCCCGCGATCTGGCGTGTCAGACCGGCGTTGCCCAGCCCATAGACGACCAGATACATCCCCAGTGAGAAGATCACGACCTGCCACGGCGCCTCGCGCAGCACCTTCGTCGTGCTGATGACCGCGCCGCGCCCCGCCACGACCAGCAGGATGACCGCCCCCGTCGCGGCGACGGCGGACACCGGCACCCCTCGCGGCTCCAGCACGAAGAAGCCGATCAGCAGAAACGCCAGGATGATCCAGCCCCAGAGGAAGGTCGCCCGGTCCTTGATCGCGCTGGACGGCGCTGCCAACCGCTCCACGTCATAGGCCTTGGGAATATCGCGCCCGAAGACCATGAGCAGAACTATCAGCGTCGCCGCGATGCTCGCCAGGTTCACCGGCGCCATGACCGCCGCATAGCGGTCGAAGCCGATGTCGAAGAAGTCGGCCGAGACGATGTTGACCAGGTTGGACACCACCAGCGGCAGGCTGGCCGCATCCGCGATGAAGCCCGCCGCCATGACGAAGGCCAGCGTCGCCTTGGGGCCATAGCCGAGCGCCAGCAGCATGGCGATGACGATGGGCGTCAGGATCAGCGCCGCCCCGTCGTTGGCGAAGATCGCCGACACCGCCGCGCCCAGCAGGACGAACAGGACGAACAGCCTGCGCCCATGGCCGCCGCCCCATCGCCCGACATGCAGCGCCGCCCATTCGAAGAAGCCGGCCTCGTCCAGCAACAGGCTGATGATGATGATCGCGACGAAGGTCGCCGTGGCGTTCCAGACGATGTCCCAGACCACGGGGATGTCGGCCAGGGTGACGACGCCCAACAACAGCGCCGCCGCCGCACCGCCCATCGCGCTCCAGCCGATCTGCAGGCCCTTCGGCTGCCAGATCACCAGGGTGATGGTGACCGCGAAGATCAGAAAGGCGACGATCATGGGCGGCTCCATCCCGGTCGACCGACGACCGCAGCGCCCCCTCTAGCTTGCACGACATCATATTTCCAGTATCTTGGAATAATGGAATCTGAACCCGCCATTCTCGCGCTCGCCGCCCTGGCGCAATCCACGCGACTGGACGCCTTCCGGCTGCTGGTCCGCCATGCGCCGGACGGCCTGCCGGCCGGGGAGATCGCCGACCGGCTCGCCGTTCCGACCAATACGATGTCGGCGCATCTGGGCGTGCTGTCGCGCGCCGGACTGATCGCGTCCCAAAGGCGCAGCCGGTCGATCATCTACCGGGCCGATCTGGATCGACTGGGCGAGGTCGTGCTGTTCCTGCTCAAGGACTGCTGCCAGGGCCGCGCCGAGCTTTGCCAACCCCTGCTGGCCGAACTGGCCCCCTGCTGCGACTGAGGCCAATGGACGTCGTCATCTATCACAACCCCGCCTGCGGCACGTCGCGCAACACCCTGGCCCTGATCCGCCACGTCGGGATCGAGCCGCATGTGATCGAGTATCTGAAGACTCCGCCCAGCCGCGCGCTGGTGACCCAACTGGTCGAACGAATGGGCGGATCGGTGCGCGATATCCTGCGCGAAAAGGGCACGCCCTACGCCGACCTCGGCCTGGATGACACAAGCCTGTCGGACGACCAACTGCTGGACGCCATCGCGGCGCATCCGATCCTGATGAACCGTCCCATCGTCGTCTCGCCCCTAGGCGTGAAACTGTGCCGCCCGTCCGAGACGGTTCTGGACCTGCTGCCTCAAGAGGGACTGAAACCCTTCACCAAGGAAGACGGCGAGGTCGTCGTCGACGCCGACGAAAGCCGCGTGATCGGATGAGCCGCCTTCGCGCCCTGCCTGATCCCGACCATCTGCCGGCGCTCGATCCGGCCTATCTTTCGGCGACGCCCGCACAGGGCCTGGGTCCGGGCGATCCCGCGCCGCGCATCCTGCTGCTCTACGGCTCCCTGCGCGAACGGTCCTTCTCGCGCCTGTGCGTCGAGGAGGCGGCGCGGCTGTTGCAGGTCATGGGGTGCGAGACGCGCATCTTCGATCCGTCCGACCTGCCCCTGACCGATCAGGTCGCCGGCGACGACCATCCGGCCGTCCACGCCCTGCGCGAGCACGCCATGTGGTCCGAAGGCATGGTCTGGTGCAGCCCGGAACGCCATGGCCAGATCTCGGCGATCATGAAGCTTCAGATCGACCACCTGCCGCTGAACATGGGCGGGATGCGACCGACGCAGGGGCGCACCCTGGCGGTGATGCAGGTCTCGGGCGGTTCCCAGAGCTTCAACGCCGTCAACACCCTGCGCCTGCTCGGCCGCTGGATGCGGATGATCACCATCCCCAACCAGTCCAGCGTCGCCAAGGCCTTCATGGAGTTCAACGACGCAGGCCGCATGAAGCCGTCGGCCTATTACGACCGCATCGTCGACGTCATGGAAGAGTTGGTGCGGTTCACAGTCCTGACCCGGCCCCATGCCGCGCAGCTCGTGGATCGCTACTCCGAGCGAAAGGCGCAAGGCACGCCGTTAGACCGGTCCAAGGACCTGTCCGCCATCGCCGTCAGGCCCTAGCCCCTACCCCGCGCGCAGGTTCTCCACCACGCTCCTCAGCCGGGCCGGCAGGGGCTTTGGCCGGCGCGTTTCGGCGTCGACATAGACGTGGACGAAATGGCCGATGGCGGCGGGGACGTCGACGCTGCGCTTAAAGACCGCAAAGCCGTAGGTGACGCTAGATGTGCCGATCGCATCGACCTTGATCCCGACCTCGATCACATCGGGGAACTTCAGCGACGAGGTGTAGCGACAGCCCGAATCCACCACCAGGCCGATCGATTCCGTCAGCGCATTGGCGATCAGCAGATGGGCGTTCACCGCCGAGTCGACGAACTCGTAGAATTTGGCGTTGTTGATATGACCATACTGGTCGTTGTCGGCCCAGCGGGTGGAGACCATGTGAAAGGCCTTGTAGGTCGCCCGTTGCGCCAGCGCGCCCTCGTCTCGTTTCGGCATCGTCGTCTCCCTCGGCGACGCGAACCGTCGCTCTCGATACCGACGCTCTCGCTTGGACGACGTTAGGTCAAGCGCCTATCGGTAACAGTCTGATCACGAACGCGCTGGCCGCAGCGCGTTCCAAAGGGAGTTCCGATGACCCTGACGACCCGCGCCGCCGTCCTGTCTGACATGGGCGCCGCCCGCCCCTACGCCGACAGCCGCCCCCTGTCGGTCCAGTCCGTCACGCTGGACCCGCCCGGCCCCGGCGAAGTGCTGGTCGCGATCAAGGCCGCGGGCCTGTGCCACTCGGACCTTTCCGTCATCAACGGCGACCGCCCCCGCCCCCTGCCCATGGCCCTGGGGCACGAGGCGGCGGGCGTGGTCGAGGCCCTGGGGGACGGCGTCACCGATCTGGCCATCGGCGATCACGTCGTCATGGTCTTCATGCCGTCGTGCGGCCACTGCAACCCCTGCGCCGGCGGCCGTCCCGCCCTGTGCGAGCCCGGCGCCGCCGCCAACGGCCGGGGCGAGCTGTTGTCCGGCGCCCGCCGCATTTTCCGCGAGGGCGAGCCGGTCAACCACCACCTCGGCTGCTCCGCCTTCGCCGAGCGGGCCGTCGTCTCGCGCCGCTCCCTGGTCAAGATCGATCCCGACCTGTCGTTCGAGGAGGCGGCCCTGTTCGGCTGCGCCGTCCTGACCGGCGTCGGCGCCGTGGTGAACACCGCCGAGGTCAAGGCGGGCCAGAGCGTCATCGTCATCGGCCTGGGCGGCGTGGGCCTGGCCAGCGTGCTCGGCGCTCTCGCCAGCGGCGCCAGCCCCGTCGTCGCCGTCGACCTGTCCGAGGACAAGCTGGCCCTGGCCCGCACCCTGGGGCCTGTCCACACGGTCAACGCCGCTGACGCGGACGCCGTCGATCAGGTCCGCGCGCTGACGAACGGCGGCGCCGACTTCGCCTTCGAAATGGCCGGCGCGGTCCGGGCGCTGGAGGCGGCGTGGAAGATGACCCGGCGCGGCGGAACCACCGTCACCGCCGGCCTGCCGCCGCCCGATGCGACGCTGGCCGTCAACGTCGTCTCCCTGGTCGGTGAGGAGCGCACGCTGAAGGGCTCCTACATCGGAACCTGCGTCCCCAGCCGCGACATCCCCCGCTACGTCGCCCTGTATCGCCAGAGTCGCCTGCCCGTCGATCGCCTAATGAGCGGCGTCATTCCCCTCGACGACATCAACGCCGGCTTCGACCGCCTCCACGCCGGGGAGGTGGTGCGGCTGATCGTCAGACCCTGACGACACTGTAATCCCGCCGCCCGCTTTCGGCCGCAAATCCGCAGACCAATGTCCGCTCAAGCTTCAGCGGAGATCTCCCATGCGCCCGTCTCGCCTGTCCTGCGCCGCCGCGATGTCGGCCATCGCCCTCGCCTTCGCCGTTCCGGCCCTGGCGCAGGAGACTTCGCCTCAAAACAACGCGGAAATGGCCGCCATCTTCGCCGCCGACCAGGCCGTGCGTCAGAATCTGTCGCCCGACTTCTTCAAGGATCGCGCCCGCATGACCGAAATGATCACGGGCGACGCCGCGCGCCGGGTCCAGACCCGCGCCCTGCTGGACGCCGGCGCGCTCCAGACCGGCGAGGACTACCGCGCCGCCGCCTTCGTCTTCCAGCACGGCTCCACGCCCGAGGATTATCTGCTGGCCCATAGCCTGGCCGTCGCCGCCGTCGCCAAGGGCTCGCCCGAAGGCGCCTGGATCGCCGCCGCCACCCTCGACCGCTATCTGCAGATGACCGACAAGCCCCAGATCTACGGCACCCAGACCCGCAAGACCCGCGACGCCCCGGCCACCCTCGATCCCTACGACCGCGCCCTGATCCCCGACAGCCTGCGCGCCGTCTTCGGCGTCCCGCCCCAGGCGGAACAGGACGCCCGTCTCGCGGCCGTCAATGCTCCATGATTTGGCCGGTAACTTGGACGACGCGACACACGCTTAGGATGGCCTTGGCGATCTAAGGTTTGGCGTAGATTTGAAGCGAAGGCTCTGCCTGGTCCATTTCGTCACCTAGCTCGAATGACGGCATTGGCGCGCCAAAGCTCTGTAGCGCCTTGGCGACATTTGTCGCGCGACGGCCTTCAAGAGAGCTTTGCGTCGGTTGCGGCAACCCTCTGACAATCAGGACCACACTGCTGCAATCCAACGCGGCTTGCGCGGGCCAGTCGATGACCTTTGCAAAGAATGGTGAGAGGCTGTCCGCGTTCGGTGTAAATCTGAGCGGAGCAAAGCCTTCAGAACAGATCACGCGTCCGACGGGAGAGCGAGATTTTGGAGCGGATGTCGCGCAGCCGCTGATGCTTAGGATCGCGATTGCAGTCAAAAGCCGATGCATCATGAATTCTAACCCTCCGAAAATAGAGCGCCAGCCCAGATCGGCGCCCTTATCCCACTGACAGCATTTCAGTTAGTTGGTGTCGCGGTCGCAATAACAATCCCATTGGGCCTCGGTGAAAGCTGCACCTTGGTTTGCTTGCACAGCGCCACTAGCGGCAATCATAGGTCACGCAGGCACAGACAATGGCTTCGACGGCGGCGCTGCGTTCTAAGCCCCCCGCACTCTTGACCAATGCCCCACCCGCCACGCCGCGCAGCAGCACCGCCGCCAGAACCGGCCCAACCCCACGTCGACGCATCATCATCGTCGGAAGTCCCCACAAATCCCGAACCCTAGACCTACGCGCCCCCGACCCCGACGCCAACCCCGAAGGCTGTTACTGTGTTACGTTCGAGTATCGCTTTCGCGGGGAGGAGCGGATTGGCGAACACCTCCCAAATCGTCATTCCGGGGCCGAGCGCAGCGAGGAACCCGGAACCCAGGACCAGCGCCTCGCCATTGAAACAGCAGGCATCCAGCTCCCCCTCCTGGCTTCCGGGTTCGTCCTCCGGACGTCCCGGACTGACGCCGACGGGGTGAGGCTCAGGACGCTAAAAGCGCCTCGACCTGATCGCGCTCCGGCGCTGAGGGCTGCGCGCCCGGGCGGGTCGCGGCGAAGGCCCCGGCGGCGCAGGCGAAGCGCAGCGCCTCGGCCGGGTCCATGCCTTCCAGCAAAGCCACC
This genomic window contains:
- the ruvA gene encoding Holliday junction branch migration protein RuvA, yielding MIGRLRGVLAEVGEAECLIDCAGVGYVVSCGARTLGRLPAPGDEATVHVHSQWSEDAGPRLYGFLTRDERRAFTTLLAIQGVGPKAALAVLDVLPPGELASAVAREDKAAVARANGVGPKLALRIVTELKGKTLGDVSFAPVAPGMHVEIAPPVPSITGEAVSALLGLGVAEVNARRAVDQALIRLGEEAELSAVIRAALQELGR
- a CDS encoding MgtC/SapB family protein, with product MNLGSLEGAVLPILGAVIAGGVIGFEREWRGRAAGLRTHILVSLTSALLMLAAMSQADWAFRALPDENIVTDPTRMAHGVLTGIGFLCAGVIFRTGFSIHGLTTAASLWITSAIGILFGAGLYALGAAATVVTALILIGLKLISGRLPARTVVDAEVCWERREVSPEPAIEAALKAIDAGARHDRFELLDGHTIRRTWRLKAAEESQLKRLAEQLCAIPGVVAYSLDPRDD
- a CDS encoding hemerythrin domain-containing protein → MDITQLILDDHAEQRRLFAIIEQIDPKDTDALSAVWSRLSAFLDVHAEAEERFFYPELLKQGEGANDAEDGTVEGETEDAIEDHNKLRDAVKAVEKHKVGTKAWFDAVGEANVVNSKHMGEEERQGLTDFRMNADVETRHGLAVKFAAFEAEHITGVKPVNKDPEIYIEKHG
- a CDS encoding DUF86 domain-containing protein, translated to MPSEPDRKERLAWRAILDNCLLAQSFCETLTAAEFAADRKTFYAVTRCLEIVSEAARRLRGAQQSDHPNIRWRQIEDSGNVFRHVYQNVAESRVWAIVHGELNDLIAAATAVLGDEPQREHQPK
- a CDS encoding nucleotidyltransferase family protein → MNSAAVIAVLREHEGELRRQGVTHAALFGSVARGEARPDSDLDIMVEIDPAAEVNLYDYVGITQFIGDLFAGRADVSDREMLIEPVRREAEREAIFAF
- a CDS encoding YebC/PmpR family DNA-binding transcriptional regulator; amino-acid sequence: MAGHSKFKNIMHRKGRADAQRSKLFSKLSRDITVAAKSGLPDPAANPRLRLAVNNAKAESLPKDVIQRAINKAAGGDVDTMEEVRYEGRGPGGVGIIVEALTDNRNRAASNIGAAFKKNGGALSEMNSVAFMWDKVGKITYAAEAGSEDAVMEAAIEAGAQDVESDLVKPDIYEDAPGHTIWTAFEDLNDVAEAMSKVLGDPKSTAIVWKPQSEVPVTGEAVGTLFKLLDALDAEDDVSAVYSNEDISDEDAAKYAG
- a CDS encoding arsenic transporter, which gives rise to MIVAFLIFAVTITLVIWQPKGLQIGWSAMGGAAAALLLGVVTLADIPVVWDIVWNATATFVAIIIISLLLDEAGFFEWAALHVGRWGGGHGRRLFVLFVLLGAAVSAIFANDGAALILTPIVIAMLLALGYGPKATLAFVMAAGFIADAASLPLVVSNLVNIVSADFFDIGFDRYAAVMAPVNLASIAATLIVLLMVFGRDIPKAYDVERLAAPSSAIKDRATFLWGWIILAFLLIGFFVLEPRGVPVSAVAATGAVILLVVAGRGAVISTTKVLREAPWQVVIFSLGMYLVVYGLGNAGLTRQIAGLLDGFAQGGVWGAAFGTGFLTAFLSAIANNMPTVLIGALSIDASGATGAAKEAMIYANVIGSDLGPKMTPIGSLATLLWLHVLARKGVKIGWGYYFKMGVVLTLPVLGVALAALALRLSV
- a CDS encoding ArsR/SmtB family transcription factor, which translates into the protein MESEPAILALAALAQSTRLDAFRLLVRHAPDGLPAGEIADRLAVPTNTMSAHLGVLSRAGLIASQRRSRSIIYRADLDRLGEVVLFLLKDCCQGRAELCQPLLAELAPCCD
- the arsC gene encoding arsenate reductase (glutaredoxin) (This arsenate reductase requires both glutathione and glutaredoxin to convert arsenate to arsenite, after which the efflux transporter formed by ArsA and ArsB can extrude the arsenite from the cell, providing resistance.), whose amino-acid sequence is MDVVIYHNPACGTSRNTLALIRHVGIEPHVIEYLKTPPSRALVTQLVERMGGSVRDILREKGTPYADLGLDDTSLSDDQLLDAIAAHPILMNRPIVVSPLGVKLCRPSETVLDLLPQEGLKPFTKEDGEVVVDADESRVIG
- the arsH gene encoding arsenical resistance protein ArsH, whose amino-acid sequence is MSRLRALPDPDHLPALDPAYLSATPAQGLGPGDPAPRILLLYGSLRERSFSRLCVEEAARLLQVMGCETRIFDPSDLPLTDQVAGDDHPAVHALREHAMWSEGMVWCSPERHGQISAIMKLQIDHLPLNMGGMRPTQGRTLAVMQVSGGSQSFNAVNTLRLLGRWMRMITIPNQSSVAKAFMEFNDAGRMKPSAYYDRIVDVMEELVRFTVLTRPHAAQLVDRYSERKAQGTPLDRSKDLSAIAVRP
- a CDS encoding acyl-CoA thioesterase, yielding MPKRDEGALAQRATYKAFHMVSTRWADNDQYGHINNAKFYEFVDSAVNAHLLIANALTESIGLVVDSGCRYTSSLKFPDVIEVGIKVDAIGTSSVTYGFAVFKRSVDVPAAIGHFVHVYVDAETRRPKPLPARLRSVVENLRAG
- a CDS encoding zinc-dependent alcohol dehydrogenase family protein, with amino-acid sequence MTLTTRAAVLSDMGAARPYADSRPLSVQSVTLDPPGPGEVLVAIKAAGLCHSDLSVINGDRPRPLPMALGHEAAGVVEALGDGVTDLAIGDHVVMVFMPSCGHCNPCAGGRPALCEPGAAANGRGELLSGARRIFREGEPVNHHLGCSAFAERAVVSRRSLVKIDPDLSFEEAALFGCAVLTGVGAVVNTAEVKAGQSVIVIGLGGVGLASVLGALASGASPVVAVDLSEDKLALARTLGPVHTVNAADADAVDQVRALTNGGADFAFEMAGAVRALEAAWKMTRRGGTTVTAGLPPPDATLAVNVVSLVGEERTLKGSYIGTCVPSRDIPRYVALYRQSRLPVDRLMSGVIPLDDINAGFDRLHAGEVVRLIVRP